Proteins from a genomic interval of Geodermatophilus obscurus DSM 43160:
- a CDS encoding DUF4062 domain-containing protein, with product MARPRVFISSTFYDLKHIRASLDIFVRSLGFDTVLSEKGDIAYTPDRPLDESCYREVESCDVFVMIIGGRYGSPASEGRARAVEPLGDGEDTEALTRYESITKSEYQRAVDRDIPIYVLVEKAVHAEYRTFRLNRENPKIHYAHVDSPQVFHLIEDILGRPRNNPMQTFERFTEIEDWLREQWAGYFRDLLQRSTQQQQLRALSEQVAEMRELNETLRRYMEVVMQSVAKDKSETLIDSERKRLADTRLLREASQNEIVQLLNKTFHLDDEFIIKALQNASTYREFVENLGSRTPRATIGVLKGAPNTFIEALNEVRALFDLPPFATLDDATENSQGQRSRSRKTRE from the coding sequence ATGGCGCGGCCCAGGGTTTTCATCAGCTCAACCTTCTACGACCTGAAGCATATTCGGGCCTCGCTGGATATATTCGTCCGCTCTCTTGGCTTTGACACCGTCCTGTCGGAAAAGGGCGACATCGCTTACACGCCTGATAGGCCACTGGACGAGTCATGCTATCGAGAGGTTGAGTCCTGTGACGTTTTTGTGATGATTATCGGCGGCCGATATGGGTCACCTGCGAGTGAAGGCCGGGCACGAGCAGTCGAGCCGCTCGGCGATGGCGAGGACACCGAGGCACTAACTCGCTACGAGTCAATCACGAAGTCCGAATACCAGCGCGCGGTGGACAGGGATATCCCGATATATGTCCTGGTCGAGAAGGCTGTGCATGCCGAGTACAGAACATTTAGGCTCAACCGCGAGAATCCAAAAATCCACTATGCACACGTCGATTCTCCGCAGGTATTTCATCTCATAGAAGACATTCTTGGGCGTCCTCGAAATAATCCTATGCAGACGTTCGAAAGATTCACTGAGATTGAGGATTGGTTGCGGGAGCAATGGGCGGGGTATTTCCGCGACCTTCTTCAGCGGTCCACACAACAACAACAGCTTCGCGCTTTGAGTGAGCAAGTAGCCGAGATGCGGGAGTTGAATGAAACGCTTAGGCGGTATATGGAGGTCGTCATGCAAAGTGTCGCGAAGGATAAATCGGAGACGCTCATTGATTCCGAGCGCAAGCGCCTAGCGGACACCCGCTTGCTTCGCGAGGCAAGCCAGAACGAAATTGTGCAACTGCTGAACAAGACCTTCCATCTCGACGACGAATTCATCATCAAGGCGTTGCAGAATGCGTCAACCTACAGGGAGTTTGTTGAGAACCTGGGGTCAAGGACGCCTCGGGCTACTATTGGTGTCCTGAAAGGCGCACCGAATACCTTTATAGAAGCGCTGAATGAGGTGCGAGCACTATTCGATTTACCTCCCTTTGCTACCCTCGACGACGCCACGGAAAACTCGCAGGGACAGCGGTCGCGGTCCAGAAAAACAAGGGAATAG